From one Luteolibacter sp. SL250 genomic stretch:
- a CDS encoding DUF4105 domain-containing protein, producing the protein MLRNLSGALLVFILFPVTLWTVGAIWFDGPLPGVGNGLLAVFWVILLAFAVTRSRKLRLRFAGWLLMFLAVLVPWLLKKPSNDRDWEVESANVPGVTIEGDLVTFTNFRNFDYQPDGTPIEKWETKQFHLSKLKHMDFFMTYWGGRTLVGHPIFSFDFGDEGHVAFSIESRREKGETYDVLTSLYKQYELIYIVGAESDVIRLRTNFRKGEDVFLYRLKIKETTTRMRFAEYLDSINRFQARPAWYNAITANCTTAVRGQITTEERHSLDWRILANGKLDEALNELGIFDKSLPFPELKQRSHINPAALANPDPATFSETIRKGVPGFE; encoded by the coding sequence ATGCTAAGAAATCTATCCGGCGCCCTGCTCGTCTTCATCCTGTTCCCGGTCACCCTGTGGACCGTGGGGGCCATCTGGTTCGACGGGCCGCTGCCAGGCGTCGGCAACGGACTGCTGGCCGTGTTCTGGGTGATCCTGCTGGCCTTTGCCGTCACTCGGTCCCGGAAGCTGCGGCTGCGCTTCGCCGGGTGGCTGCTCATGTTCCTGGCGGTGCTGGTGCCATGGCTGCTCAAGAAGCCGTCGAACGACCGCGACTGGGAGGTGGAATCCGCCAACGTCCCCGGCGTGACCATCGAGGGGGATCTGGTGACTTTCACGAACTTCCGCAACTTCGACTACCAGCCGGACGGCACGCCCATCGAAAAATGGGAGACGAAACAGTTCCACCTGTCCAAGCTGAAGCACATGGACTTCTTCATGACCTACTGGGGTGGCCGTACCCTGGTGGGCCACCCCATCTTCAGCTTCGACTTCGGGGACGAAGGTCACGTGGCATTCTCCATCGAGAGCCGCCGGGAAAAAGGCGAGACGTATGACGTGCTGACCAGCCTCTACAAGCAATACGAGCTGATCTACATCGTCGGCGCGGAGAGCGATGTCATCCGCCTGCGCACCAACTTCCGCAAGGGCGAGGATGTCTTCCTCTACCGCCTCAAGATCAAGGAAACCACGACCCGCATGCGCTTCGCGGAGTATCTGGACTCCATCAACCGCTTCCAGGCGCGCCCCGCCTGGTACAACGCCATCACCGCGAACTGCACCACCGCCGTGCGCGGACAGATCACCACGGAGGAACGCCACTCGCTGGACTGGCGCATCCTCGCCAACGGCAAGCTGGACGAGGCGCTCAACGAACTGGGCATCTTCGACAAATCCCTCCCCTTCCCCGAGCTGAAGCAGCGCAGCCACATCAACCCCGCCGCGCTTGCGAATCCGGATCCCGCCACATTCTCCGAGACCATCCGCAAGGGAGTCCCCGGTTTCGAGTGA
- a CDS encoding cupin domain-containing protein, producing MPPFCRAGDHQRHGKRAVPRESGIPCRKTERAGAGFATKLWMLFPKPRTAAKVRRAERRHRRITVNLVELAQRLKDARLQRGLTLDEVSERSGLAKGLLSKVENFRVTPTLITLSKLTEALGLKLSDLLDGLDEKPSISVVRRGERQIIERNRAQTDDPRLNNYYESLVARGADRVMEPFEIRVPANGGRQEALQHEGEEFLMVLEGEVKFLFGDEIIALKEGDSIYFDAEANHRLYNDTAEDARVVSVMCFGGRSRR from the coding sequence ATGCCGCCCTTCTGCCGTGCCGGAGACCATCAGCGCCATGGCAAACGTGCCGTTCCACGGGAAAGCGGCATACCTTGCCGGAAAACGGAACGCGCCGGTGCCGGTTTCGCCACGAAGCTGTGGATGTTGTTTCCAAAGCCGCGCACGGCGGCTAAGGTGCGGCGCGCGGAAAGAAGACACCGCAGGATCACCGTGAATCTGGTCGAACTCGCCCAACGCCTCAAGGACGCCCGCCTCCAGCGGGGACTCACTCTGGATGAAGTGTCGGAACGATCCGGACTGGCCAAAGGCCTGCTGTCGAAGGTGGAGAACTTCCGCGTGACCCCGACGCTCATCACCCTGTCAAAGCTGACCGAGGCGCTGGGCCTGAAGCTTTCCGACCTGCTGGACGGACTGGATGAAAAGCCGTCCATCAGCGTGGTGCGGCGCGGGGAACGGCAGATCATCGAGCGCAACCGCGCGCAGACGGACGACCCGCGGCTCAACAACTACTATGAGTCCCTCGTCGCCCGCGGGGCGGACCGCGTGATGGAGCCGTTCGAGATCCGCGTGCCTGCCAACGGCGGCAGGCAGGAGGCGCTGCAGCATGAGGGGGAGGAGTTCCTCATGGTGCTGGAAGGGGAGGTGAAATTCCTTTTCGGGGATGAGATCATCGCTCTGAAGGAAGGGGACAGCATCTACTTCGATGCGGAGGCGAACCACCGCCTCTACAATGACACGGCGGAGGACGCCCGCGTCGTCAGCGTGATGTGCTTCGGCGGGCGTTCGCGCAGGTAG
- a CDS encoding right-handed parallel beta-helix repeat-containing protein → MQNPSCVVLSVLLAGSALAADFHVSPAGSGTKDGGSAANAAPGASASALFNDTLQAGDRLLFSAGDYHGLSLNLAKGGTEEKPKVILGAPGAVFSSNWTIEKPDKGATAITLAPGLSHVVFKDLSVRNYCFVVRANPAKDAPRSGLVFDNLDMQQMRHGFYLSDCDDLVFTGCDMKRYSKHGFRFEQGCDRVKVSKCTADCSEGDAVWETKTEVFTFGFLLNNGGEPNTSFVFEDCLATNNIKSNQTVKYTNGDGFVAEGNSQDVTYTRCRALRNQDGGFDLKVKDVKLTDCIATGHRRDFRLWHNATLKNCFGGWSQTGLWTKGGPVILDNCTFIGHRHASVEIEDKAPGPLTLNNCLLVTGDAKVGAAIGKYDGTGTVVVKTAEEAGISSPNPAWDGQGPAMNSTKHPGKGYRAVR, encoded by the coding sequence ATGCAAAACCCATCTTGCGTTGTTCTTTCCGTTCTTCTGGCCGGTTCCGCGCTCGCTGCGGACTTTCATGTCTCCCCTGCCGGGTCCGGGACGAAGGACGGCGGCAGCGCGGCGAACGCGGCTCCCGGGGCATCGGCATCCGCGCTCTTCAACGACACGCTGCAAGCGGGTGACCGGCTCCTCTTCTCCGCCGGTGACTACCATGGCCTGTCGCTGAACCTTGCCAAGGGCGGCACGGAGGAAAAGCCGAAGGTGATCCTCGGTGCGCCGGGCGCGGTGTTCTCCTCCAACTGGACGATCGAGAAGCCGGACAAAGGCGCCACCGCCATCACCCTGGCACCGGGGCTCTCCCATGTGGTGTTCAAGGATCTGTCGGTCCGCAACTACTGCTTCGTCGTGCGGGCGAACCCGGCAAAGGATGCCCCGCGCTCCGGCCTGGTCTTCGACAACTTGGATATGCAGCAGATGCGTCACGGCTTCTACCTGTCCGACTGCGATGACCTGGTCTTCACCGGCTGCGACATGAAGCGTTACAGCAAGCACGGCTTCCGCTTCGAGCAGGGCTGCGACCGTGTGAAGGTCAGCAAATGCACCGCCGACTGTTCCGAGGGAGACGCCGTCTGGGAGACGAAGACGGAGGTCTTCACCTTCGGCTTCCTGCTCAACAACGGCGGCGAGCCGAACACCTCCTTTGTCTTCGAGGACTGCCTGGCGACGAACAACATCAAGTCCAACCAGACGGTGAAGTACACCAACGGAGATGGCTTCGTGGCGGAGGGCAACTCGCAGGATGTGACCTATACCCGTTGCCGCGCGCTGCGCAACCAGGACGGCGGCTTCGACCTGAAGGTGAAGGATGTGAAGCTGACCGACTGCATCGCCACCGGCCACCGGCGGGACTTCCGGCTGTGGCACAACGCGACGTTGAAGAACTGCTTCGGCGGCTGGTCGCAGACCGGCCTGTGGACGAAGGGTGGCCCCGTCATCCTTGATAATTGCACCTTCATCGGCCACCGGCACGCTTCCGTGGAGATCGAGGACAAGGCCCCAGGCCCCCTCACCCTGAACAACTGCCTGTTGGTGACCGGAGATGCGAAGGTCGGAGCGGCCATCGGAAAATACGACGGCACCGGCACCGTGGTGGTGAAGACCGCGGAGGAAGCGGGAATCTCCAGCCCGAATCCGGCGTGGGACGGACAGGGCCCCGCCATGAACAGCACGAAGCATCCCGGCAAGGGCTACCGCGCCGTCCGCTGA
- a CDS encoding phosphodiester glycosidase family protein, with translation MKTRGSEWTLMASLAAWLLITEAGAQTTLTQPLVGQFGDAGNIVGSASAVPGNDLASFNTAMSAAFGASAGGVFDFPSTTAITANTTVLRGTTASKDFQVTFSRGMQAFNNGATYTASSGTRGTTTNSTPGDYSMSFGPVRGVPGGETLESNFVSGVGFVAMSRTNAAADGNVFPLDLRATATFSDGSTEVVTSGLSGTRGENVFFGFTAPSGLAVQGIQLEAFQSGTTVPVSARIGLDDIGLIISETPFRFTVITPENSYLLPGADFIFGVESPVEIHAGNVTLMLDGQDATSRLSFGGTPQAREISITGLTPGNDHEAIVTIDAGGNTLVRTYRFTTREPAPEIAAVTRNGSYLHPAAHFEFTVRPYPGLSIAPADVTLSLNGTPANGRLSFGGTPGNLEASISGLVPHQSYHATITSSSAHGLSTTRTYHFHTLGTPLALSDTGGFTDNSIYPTGDFQPTTHGSSIWQPQVGANQALIINTGEPGYEKVLRRPQGGGARADYLYFPPLADGVLKVAFDARVSEAGHRTLDIAVMPDSTNNTLMAGFLQFGLTPNKISYFDNTNYYAIDDSNLDTEWHHYELIHHYSGPNARTYDLYIDGTLTGWRIPWRNGFDGPLARLRIQTIAVPGGASPGVVDIDNIVITASPLEVTPIAAPVTTTQLGQGVVYKKFTHSNLFSSKQNVFVTEINLNDPSPRLAFPHANGSLRTVPQFAGTVSGAVAAINGQFFNGSGSIQYFKAGGTLINPTDNAQDQQAVTDDGLGTPNSVRMVQKPGDGWESLDDANIMSTGPWLFRDGVRWTDYDPGDTDFASVRHPRTAAAWTYDNRLLLIAVDGRTSASAGMTIPELQTYIDSLGWIKYATNYDGGGSTTLWSNAGGGTVMNVPASDPLRPVANAIAVTAAPVASPATPASVAAVEGEAQVSLYWQLSSGATSYEIRRAESVDGPYEAIANPANTWFTDTNITPGSRYFYIIIAKNSAGESIGTAPLGTGAPDGAPLVPSVAISITSGTVNLTFGTESGRSYQLQRSTDLKPSGWDNIGDPVPGTGSPILLQDASADPAAFYRIFID, from the coding sequence ATGAAAACCCGAGGATCAGAATGGACGTTGATGGCTTCACTCGCAGCGTGGCTGCTCATCACGGAGGCCGGTGCGCAGACCACCTTGACCCAACCCCTGGTGGGCCAGTTCGGAGATGCCGGCAACATCGTCGGCAGTGCCAGCGCCGTCCCCGGCAATGATCTGGCTTCTTTCAACACCGCGATGTCGGCGGCTTTCGGCGCATCCGCCGGTGGCGTGTTTGACTTCCCATCCACCACCGCCATCACCGCAAACACCACCGTCCTGAGGGGGACGACGGCGTCGAAGGACTTCCAGGTCACCTTCAGCAGGGGCATGCAGGCGTTCAACAACGGCGCCACCTATACGGCCAGTTCCGGAACCCGCGGGACCACCACGAACTCCACGCCCGGAGACTACAGCATGAGCTTCGGTCCGGTCCGGGGCGTGCCGGGTGGAGAGACCCTCGAAAGCAACTTCGTCAGCGGGGTGGGATTCGTCGCCATGTCGCGGACAAACGCCGCTGCGGATGGGAACGTCTTCCCCCTGGACCTCCGCGCCACCGCGACCTTCTCCGACGGCTCCACCGAGGTGGTCACCAGCGGGCTGTCCGGCACCCGGGGGGAAAACGTCTTTTTCGGTTTCACCGCCCCCTCCGGCCTTGCGGTGCAGGGCATCCAACTGGAAGCGTTCCAGTCCGGAACCACCGTCCCCGTCTCCGCCCGCATCGGGCTGGATGACATCGGCCTCATCATTTCGGAAACTCCGTTCAGGTTCACCGTCATCACTCCGGAAAATTCCTACCTGCTCCCCGGTGCGGACTTTATTTTTGGCGTGGAGTCTCCCGTGGAGATCCATGCCGGAAACGTCACCCTCATGCTGGACGGGCAGGACGCGACCAGCCGCCTTTCCTTCGGCGGCACACCTCAGGCGCGCGAGATCTCCATCACCGGCCTGACCCCCGGCAACGACCATGAAGCCATCGTCACCATCGATGCCGGAGGGAATACCCTCGTCCGCACCTACCGCTTCACCACCCGGGAACCCGCACCGGAGATAGCCGCGGTCACGCGGAATGGAAGCTACCTCCACCCGGCGGCGCATTTCGAGTTCACGGTCCGCCCGTATCCCGGTCTCTCCATAGCCCCTGCGGATGTCACCTTGTCCCTCAACGGCACACCGGCCAACGGCAGGCTCTCCTTCGGCGGCACTCCCGGAAACCTGGAGGCCTCCATCTCCGGCCTGGTCCCCCACCAGAGCTACCACGCCACCATCACCTCCAGCAGCGCTCACGGGCTATCCACCACCCGGACCTATCATTTCCATACCCTCGGGACCCCGCTCGCCCTTTCCGACACCGGCGGATTCACCGACAACAGCATCTATCCCACCGGTGATTTCCAGCCCACCACCCATGGTTCCTCAATCTGGCAGCCGCAGGTCGGCGCGAACCAGGCACTGATCATCAATACCGGAGAACCGGGATATGAAAAGGTGCTGCGGCGCCCCCAGGGCGGCGGCGCGCGGGCGGACTATCTTTATTTCCCACCGCTGGCCGACGGCGTTCTGAAAGTGGCGTTCGACGCCCGCGTTTCCGAGGCCGGCCACCGCACGCTGGACATCGCTGTCATGCCGGACAGCACCAACAACACGCTGATGGCAGGGTTCCTCCAGTTCGGCCTGACGCCGAACAAGATCAGCTATTTCGACAATACCAACTATTACGCGATCGATGACTCCAACCTCGATACGGAATGGCATCACTACGAACTCATCCACCACTACAGCGGCCCCAACGCACGCACCTATGATCTCTACATCGATGGAACGCTCACCGGCTGGAGGATCCCCTGGCGCAACGGCTTCGACGGCCCCCTTGCCCGGCTGCGCATCCAGACCATCGCGGTGCCCGGCGGTGCATCCCCGGGGGTGGTGGACATCGATAACATCGTCATCACCGCAAGCCCTCTTGAGGTGACGCCCATCGCCGCACCGGTGACCACCACCCAGTTGGGGCAGGGCGTGGTTTACAAGAAATTCACCCACTCGAATCTCTTCTCATCGAAGCAGAACGTCTTCGTCACCGAGATCAACCTGAACGATCCCTCCCCCCGTCTGGCCTTCCCCCATGCCAACGGCAGCCTCCGCACCGTCCCGCAGTTCGCAGGAACGGTCTCCGGGGCCGTGGCTGCCATCAACGGGCAGTTCTTCAACGGTTCCGGATCCATCCAATACTTCAAGGCGGGCGGCACCCTCATCAATCCGACCGACAACGCACAGGATCAACAGGCCGTCACGGATGACGGCCTGGGCACCCCGAACAGTGTCCGGATGGTGCAGAAACCCGGCGACGGATGGGAGAGCCTCGACGATGCCAACATCATGTCCACCGGGCCATGGCTGTTCCGCGATGGCGTCCGATGGACCGACTATGATCCGGGGGACACCGACTTCGCCAGCGTCCGCCATCCCCGGACCGCAGCCGCCTGGACGTATGACAACCGGCTTCTCCTCATCGCCGTCGATGGCCGGACATCAGCCTCCGCAGGGATGACCATCCCTGAACTCCAGACCTACATCGACTCCCTCGGCTGGATCAAATACGCGACCAACTACGACGGCGGCGGCTCCACCACGCTGTGGTCGAATGCTGGAGGCGGAACGGTCATGAACGTCCCCGCCTCCGACCCTCTCCGCCCCGTTGCCAACGCCATCGCTGTTACGGCGGCCCCGGTGGCCTCTCCCGCCACCCCTGCCAGTGTGGCCGCCGTGGAAGGTGAGGCACAGGTTTCCCTTTACTGGCAGCTTTCCTCCGGTGCCACCAGCTATGAGATCCGCCGCGCGGAGTCCGTGGACGGCCCTTACGAAGCCATCGCCAATCCCGCGAACACTTGGTTCACCGACACCAACATCACTCCGGGCAGCCGCTATTTCTACATCATCATCGCGAAGAACTCCGCCGGAGAAAGCATCGGGACCGCGCCGCTCGGCACCGGTGCCCCGGACGGCGCCCCGCTGGTCCCATCGGTCGCCATTTCCATCACTTCCGGCACTGTAAACCTTACCTTCGGCACCGAAAGCGGGCGCAGCTACCAGCTCCAGCGTTCCACCGATCTGAAGCCCTCCGGCTGGGACAACATCGGGGACCCCGTGCCAGGCACCGGTTCCCCCATACTCCTCCAGGATGCCTCCGCCGACCCAGCCGCCTTCTACCGCATCTTCATCGATTGA